A single Anopheles arabiensis isolate DONGOLA chromosome X, AaraD3, whole genome shotgun sequence DNA region contains:
- the LOC120906272 gene encoding probable 4-coumarate--CoA ligase 3: protein MATQYDPAAGCWRGPDRPPVLNPAANLGQVLLNVLERAGPKPAQLNADTGYAMSGDELRRRAVRFARRLIGPDRCQQGDVVALMARNSDDVAPVVLGCFLAGVTVSTLDPSFGVEEVEHLLRLTRPRNVIADADALPVVYEAAGRIGLLLAAQPYVLLGEPSAQCLPVADVTAVETDDEDGFVPVYRGDSTTLTAVIVCSSGTTGLPKAVRISHAQLIGPYQRISQLDRGDTILCFSTLYWISGWQMLMTGLLNGIRRVITTRPATAQLAIELCNRHQVTLLLVTPTMATDIVRTLEASAERLPSIKLFAVGGSTVSKRLREDINQRVLEAGRGRSLVGYGTSETGNIAYELLVRDDSVGFLLPGVTAKITAEDGRPLGPNETGELLVRPAHPFLGYHGDVPATEATLAADGYVRTGDIARFDADGYLYLVDRMREIFKYDGFQIAPAELEDTIAELPGVRYVAVVGLPDPARPYNELATALVVREPYESAGAPTERQVVDHCARTPDGRARPAHKWLRGSVIFVDQLPMTASGKVRRAAAKQLAASRWNPNGPHSSG, encoded by the exons GGCCCGGACCGACCGCCCGTGCTGAATCCGGCCGCCAACCTCGGCCAGGTGCTGCTGAACGTGCTGGAGCGGGCGGGCCCGAAACCGGCCCAGCTGAACGCTGACACCGGGTACGCGATGAGCGGGGACGAGCTGCGCCGTCGCGCGGTCCGCTTCGCCAGGCGGCTGATCGGCCCCGACCGCTGCCAGCAGGGCGACGTGGTGGCGCTGATGGCGCGCAACTCCGACGACGTGGCGCCGGTCGTGCTCGGTTGCTTCCTGGCCGGCGTAACGGTCAGCACGCTCGATCCGTCGTTCGGCGTGGAGGAGGTGGAGCACCTGCTGCGCCTGACCCGGCCCCGCAACGTGATAGCGGATGCGGACGCGCTGCCGGTCGTCTACGAAGCTGCCGGGCGGATCGGTTTACTGCTCGCGGCCCAGCCGTACGTGCTGCTCGGTGAGCCATCGGCCCAGTGTCTGCCCGTGGCCGACGTGACTGCGGTCGAGACGGACGATGAGGACGGGTTCGTGCCCGTCTACCGGGGCGATTCGACCACGCTGACGGCCGTTATTGTGTGCTCGTCCGGCACGACCGGTCTGCCGAAGGCGGTCCGTATCTCGCACGCCCAGCTGATCGGACCGTACCAGCGCATCAGCCAGCTCGATCGCGGCGACACGATCCTGTGCTTCAGCACGCTCTACTGGATCTCCGGCTGGCAGATGCTGATGACCGGTCTGCTGAACGGGATACGGCGCGTCATCACGACCCGGCCGGCCACGGCGCAGCTTGCGATCGAGCTGTGCAATCGGCACCAGGTGACGCTGCTGCTCGTGACGCCCACGATGGCAACGGACATTGTGCGCACGCTGGAGGCCTCCGCCGAACGGTTGCCCTCGATCAAGCTGTTCGCCGTCGGCGGCAGCACGGTGTCGAAGCGGCTGCGGGAGGACATCAATCAGCGCGTCCTGGAGGCCGGCCGGGGTCGCTCGCTCGTCGGGTACGGCACCAGCGAGACGGGCAACATCGCCTACGAGCTGCTGGTCCGTGACGATTCCGTTGGCTTTCTGCTGCCCGGTGTAACGGCGAAG ATCACAGCGGAGGATGGCCGACCGCTCGGCCCCAACGAAACGGGCGAACTGCTTGTCCGGCCGGCGCACCCCTTCCTCGGGTACCACGGTGACGTGCCGGCGACCGAGGCCACCCTGGCCGCGGACGGGTACGTGCGGACCGGGGACATTGCGCGCTTCGACGCGGACGGCTACCTCTATCTGGTGGACCGCATGCGGGAAATCTTCAAGTACGATGGGTTCCAGATCGCCCCGGCCGAGCTGGAGGACACGATCGCGGAGCTGCCGGGCGTCCGGTACGTGGCCGTCGTCGGGCTGCCCGATCCGGCCCGGCCGTATAACGAGCTGGCCACGGCGCTGGTCGTGCGCGAACCGTACGAATCGGCGGGCGCCCCGACCGAACGGCAGGTGGTCGACCACTGTGCCCGCACGCCGGACGGGCGGGCTCGGCCGGCCCACAAGTGGCTGCGCGGGAGCGTCATCTTTGTCGACCAGCTGCCGATGACGGCGAGCGGGAAGGTGAGGCGGGCGGCGGCTAAGCAGCTCGCCGCAAGCCGATGGAATCCAAACGGACCGCACTCGTCCGGTTAG
- the LOC120906273 gene encoding nucleic acid dioxygenase ALKBH1, translated as MFQAAFKYYKSRNPPPSFEDVLLIGSDHPNLKPVQLGNIDGQCFAGLLSPSEWKVHELTSRPGLVVVANPFTAEAQRQWMTRSLADYPTPPNTTNQSAVGQLARDAGGSWWEQLQTIPTPAERRKFAKSLRWATLGYQYDWTNKLYDEARREPFPPELGALVRYIASTLGYDRFSPEAAIVNYYPAGATLAGHTDHSEDDQTAPLFSLSFGQPAVFLIGGTSREEQPDALLLRSGDIVVMTGASRLCYHAVPRVCIDAELPEGLGCSAARWAVLEAERQDAVQWGAAAEEYMRHSRININVRQVLRENQQTLQRSGLG; from the exons ATGTTCCAAGCAGCCTTCAAGTACTACAAATCGAGAAATCCGCCACCTTCGTTCGAGGATGTGCTGCTGATCGGTAGCGACCATCCAAACCTGAAG CCAGTGCAGTTGGGCAACATCGATGGGCAATGTTTCGCGGGCCTGCTGTCACCGAGCGAATGGAAGGTGCACGAACTGACCAGCCGACCCGGGCTGGTCGTCGTGGCCAATCCGTTCACTGCCGAGGCGCAGCGGCAGTGGATGACGCGTAGCTTGGCCGACTATCCGACCCccccaaacaccaccaaccagAGCGCTGTAGGCCAGCTGGCGCGGGATGCTGGCGGCAGCTGGTGGGAGCAGCTGCAAACCATACCGACCCCGGCCGAACGACGCAAGTTCGCCAAAAGCTTGCGCTGGGCCACACTGGGCTATCAGTACGACTGGACAAACAAGCTTTACGACGAGGCACGGCGCGAACCGTTCCCACCCGAGCTCGGTGCGCTGGTCCGGTATATCGCGAGCACCCTCGGCTACGATCGCTTCTCGCCGGAGGCGGCCATCGTAAACTACTATCCGGCCGGGGCGACACTAGCCGGCCACACGGACCACTCGGAGGACGATCAAACGGCGCCTCTGTTTTCGTTAAG CTTCGGCCAGCCGGCAGTGTTTCTGATCGGCGGCACTAGCCGGGAGGAGCAACCGGACGCCCTGCTGCTGCGGAGCGGCGACATCGTCGTTATGACGGGGGCGAGCCGGCTCTGCTATCATGCGGTGCCGCGCGTTTGTATCGACGCGGAGCTGCCCGAGGGCCTGGGCTGCAGTGCGGCACGGTGGGCAGTGTTGGAGGCGGAGCGGCAGGACGCGGTGCAGTGGGGCGCTGCCGCCGAGGAGTACATGCGGCACAGTCGCATCAACATAAACGTTCGGCAGGTGTTGCGGGAAAACCAGCAGACGCTGCAGCGGTCCGGGTTGGGCTGA